The proteins below are encoded in one region of Mustela erminea isolate mMusErm1 chromosome Y, mMusErm1.Pri, whole genome shotgun sequence:
- the LOC116583946 gene encoding amelogenin, X isoform-like — translation MGVWILFACLLGAAFTMPLPPHPGHPGYINFSYEVLTPLKWYQNIRHPYPSYGYEPMGGWLHHQIIPVLSQQNLPSHALQPHHHIPMMPAQQPVVPQQPMMPVPGQHSMTPTQHHQPNLPLPAQQPFQPQTVQPQAHQPIHPQPPVHHIQPLPPQPPLPPMFPIQPLPPMLPDLPLEAWPATDKTKREEVVSNP, via the exons ATGGGAGTCTGGATTTTGTTTGCCTGCCTCTTGGGAGCAGCCTTCACTATGCCT CTACCACCTCATCCTGGGCACCCTGGTTATATCAACTTCAGCTATGAg GTCCTTACACCTCTGAAATGGTACCAGAACATAAGGCATCCG TACCCTTCCTATGGTTACGAACCCATGGGTGGATGGCTGCACCACCAAATCATTCCCGTGCTGTCCCAGCAGAATCTCCCGAGTCATGCCCTACAGCCTCATCACCACATCCCCATGATGCCAGCACAGCAGCCCGTGGTCCCCCAGCAACCAATGATGCCTGTTCCTGGCCAACACTCCATGACTCCAACCCAACACCACCAGCCAAACCTCCCTCTGCCAGCCCAGCAGCCCTTCCAGCCCCAGACCGTCCAGCCACAGGCTCACCAGCCCATTCATCCCCAGCCACCCGTGCACCACATCCAGCCCCTGCCACCACAGCCACCTCTGCCTCCGATGTTCCCCATACAGCCCCTGCCCCCTATGCTTCCTGACCTGCCTCTGGAAGCCTGGCCAGCAACAGACAAGACCAAGCGGGAGGAAGTGGTGAGTAACCCTTGA